Genomic DNA from Solanum pennellii chromosome 3, SPENNV200:
CCAATAGAATAGGAGACTAATGTGAGGCACTCCATAATCCAGTGCACAAATTTTGTTGGAAAATTCATGCGATTCAAAACTTGTTCCGCTAAGATCCATTCCACTGAATAATTACTTACCACTTGCAATCGATGAGTATTGTACAATAGGAAATGGGTCGAAATTTCTTCACAGAAGATGGACTCTTCACTTTAGGGAGTAGGGTAACTTGTGTGCAATTTATTGGCTTGTAAATGGTCGATCAATTAATGAACTCTATTACAGCAACAACATCTATGACATCTCCTCCAATTACTGGCCATGATTTTATGAAGAAGCATGAACTAAAACCGTCTACACCTGGGGCTTTTAATTCATCAATACTCTTTAGAGCAGTATACAACTCTTCCCGTCTAACGGGCGCTATCAACTCCAGCTTCCTGTTAATAAAGGCTATCAACTCCAGCTGTTGGCTTCTTTTTAGGTAGGAGGCCCTTCACGAAAAACCTTTGGATCTACAACAGGCATTTGGGTGTTGGCAGTAAGCAAGAGTGACTTGTAGAAAACTGACATCCTTGCTTAACCACAATTTTTGTAtgagtatattatatatatagtattgatacatatattttgtaaatttttctgACGAAGCGGTGTCGCTTGACACCCCTTCACTGAACATAAGTCTGCCCTGTTGTACTCCCCTATACTTCATATTTGCAAAGAAATAAGTAGAATTAGAATCCCCTAATTGGAGCCACCGAACTCTAGATTTCTGCCTATTTATGTTCTCCTCAATCATGCTCCATTTTTCTAGTTTCAATTTGAGTGAGTTTTCCGGCTCAATCAATATAGGGTCATGCCTATGATCCCTCATTTGTTTTTGATGAACAGCTAGATCTTTCCTGCATTGGACTGCCTTCATTTGTTTTTGATGACCAGCTAGATCTTTCCTGCATTGTGACAACCATGTTGGTTTGTTCGATAATCCACAACTACATCCCGTTGGAACTCCATGAAAATCTCTTCTTTGGACTAAAAAACATGTTCACTAAGTTCTTGAATCAGCTAACGATGACGATTGGCGAATTTAATGGCCTTGTCAACAACGAAATTCATGAAGCTGCTGAAATTTATTTGGGCAACAAGTTGTCACCTAACATCCATCGACTTAAAATTAGTAAGCCTAAGAAGGAGAAAAATTTTAACATCGTCATGGAACGTAATGAGGAGGTAATGTCTTACGCACACGATATATAATGATACATGTTATGGTATTTGTTATCTCAAAAATTTTAGACTAAACTAAAAActatgttgcttggactcttAAAAGATATTTACTACTAAGAATACATGGATTAGAGGTGGAAAAATTTtgtagctaaacaacaatatccGTCGCTACATATTATTAGAAAATTGTACTAGCTATGAgctactccctctgtccctatttagttgtccactttagaagTGACATACATATAAAGACACCAATGATTATCATAGGTTAATTACAATTTTAAccttaacttaaaagattatgcaaCTCCCCATGTATAATAAATGTATCTTTTGGTTTCAAAAAGCATGGATTGCAACTTAATAGTactagaaattttctagaattaaataagggcatattaggaaaaatattgttgtcatttcttgatttgttaaaatggacaagtaaatagggacaaatataaaaagaaatatggacaagtaaatagggataGAGGGAGTATTTAGCAACATTTTTCGTAGCGAATTTCAGTTTTTTTGAAATGATTGTCGAGTTATGATGGTCCCTTCCTAACCTATGCACTTTTGAAGAATCAGACACATGTATGACTACATTTTTTTAGGATCCGAGCAACATagaaaaatatgtgtttttatgtatAGGTATACATCTAATTCaatgataaacaaaaaaaatagaaataagcAGATTGTGTTATATAAATAGGGTTATGGTCTCCAAATCAGACATAAAGACTTTTTTCTAATAGTCCACCATTAGAAAAGTGAATTAATTCTTGGGTTGTTTCTTGATTCATCTAAATTTAATTCCATAAACTCCTAATTCTACTAATGCTTCAAGATTTTGCTTTAGTGTTATGTGCCTAATGTGTGATAAAATAGTAACCAATATATTGAttcttgaattattaatttttttcgatCTACAATAAGGTAAGGGGAAATAGGGTGCAATGGCAATtgagaaaaatgcaaaatttattGGAAAATCATTTGGAATAGTAGAACAGAGGGAATAATCTATATGCAGACTAAACTAGATGTTTGAGGTCATGCTTGCATAGCTTTGAAACTAACATCACATACAGAGTCTGCGAGAAAAAGCTTATAAGAGCATGAAGAAGCAATTAATAAAGTGCAGGAAATATTCTTATCTGAAGCACTCATAAACCAAATACAGTAATAGCAATACGAAATTCCAACTAATTCTGTCTGTTCATCAATCAATATAATAGTACTCTTAAGGGGGGCATACTACTCTTAAGGGGAGCATTCTTTCTTCTCATCATCTGACTCCATTTGAGTTATTTCCATGGCCTCTTCCTCCTCTTTCATCTTTTTGTGAAGAAAATTAATCAACCCTTTAAGTGAATCTTCAACTTCATGTTCCTTCAACAATTGTTCTGTCACTTCTGCTGGTGTCACATTGGCTATATCAATCAATTCCTCGATTTCATTGAAAAGATTATGATCTTTAATCCCCAAGTAATTCGCAGCAAGAAGTTTGAAGCCGCAAGGTGTGCAATATGCCATGTGAATGTGCACGTCCATTCTGCCAGGTCGCAGCAGTGCAGGGTCGAGTTTTTCTATGTGATTTGTTGTGAAAATTATGATTCTTTCGTCTCCACAGCTCGACCATAGCCCgtcaataaaatttaataaacctGACAAGGTGATCtgcaataaaattaaatatattagtaAGGTAAAGGATTACACACAACACAATACACTAATACCAAATCCAAAATTTCCGAATAATTGACACttaatatattcatgaaaatCACAAATTAATGGAAGGTGAAATTGTTGTAGTTCCATGTTAGTAGAATTTGTAAAAGTATATCGACTAGTCCTTAGGCAAGGACGCATTCTAACAATTGTACTGAACCTCTTCGTGCTCTTATCATGTTGAAATACTGCACAAAAAAGGCCAACATATCCTATCCAATTTATGGTAATTAATCAGTTTCTTAAAAACCCATTATCTTCCACTTGACCACTCCCTTAACTACATATTTCATACTAAcccataaaataaaatacatagcaccaactttttttatttaatcatttagTATATATCTGAGTTCGTACCTAGTAAGAATAGTAAAGATAggaaatagaaaacaaaaaactaatTTACCGTGATTTCTGACTGATGAAAATCACTTGAAGGAACATGCATAGCTCGATTAACGAAATTAGCTTTCAAGTTGATGGTACAATCAATGTCCTCAATCACCAAAATTGACTTATTGGTTGTGGCAACCAATAACTTCCTTAAATCTGAATTCCGCGTCACTGTAGTCAACTCCAAATCATATATATCGAAGTTTAAGTAATTCGCTATTGCAGCAATCAAACTAGTTTTTCCAGTTCCCGGAGGACCATACAACAAATACCCTCTTTTCCATGCCTTACCTACTTTCCTGTAATACTCTTTCCTCCTCGTGAATCTCTCCAAATCCTTCAAGATCATCTCTTTCTGGTCTGCTTTCATTGCGATTGTCTCAAAAGTGGCAGGATGATCAAAATTCACCGGCTTCCACATGTCATGTAAACTAGACATCCTTTCGTAACCCACAGTATGAATCTTGATCGTcttgtttttgtgtttttgcAATATTGCTTCTTCCATGATGTATGGCAAGTAAGAATTAAGGACTAGGTCTTTGTTTTTCTTGTGAAATGTCAATTCAAAGGACCTTATTAGAGATCTCTCAGCGGAATCCATGTCTCTAGGGTTGTAGAAGTGTTTAGATTCTGTTTGTCTGCATAGCCAAATCCACTTGAATGTCTGTCCATCATAAACATCTATCACCTGCTGGAATTAAACCGCAAGATTGGAAAAAAAACATCATCTTCTCAAgatttattatgttaaattattgcGAAGGTAAATTAATTGTGGAAACTTACCTAAGCACTTATGAATATAGAACAATTTTTCAACTCAAGACTTTGATTTCAAGAGAAGTGATTTTCACTTTTCTGATGGTGGACTGTTAGAAAAATGACATAGATCTTATCTAGAAACCACAACCATATTTATAATTACCCTTAGTTTGTTTGTTTCTAGTTTGTCtggttaataattaaattagaagtCATATCAGCATATCTACACATAATAATACAGATCTTATGATGCTTCTTATGTTTACATATCTTATGATGTTTCTTAAGTTGATTGCTATACTAATTCTATTTTATGTTGCAAGGACCTATAAATGTGGTCATACACGTGTCAGATTCTTCAAAGGCGCATAGCTTTAGAAGAAACCGACAATCACTacaaaattaactaaaattagCTGGAAATTTTATTGCTAAATAGATTATAGCTAACACGATATTTTTCATAATCTGAAGTGACAGGTATGTTTGTTTACCCACAAAATTACTCCTCTCTAGTCTATGTATTGTTAGTTGTAAATATCTTTCAAAAGTCTAAACAATACAACTTTCAATTTGGTCCAGAACTTTTATGATAACAAATACCATAACACGCAATagcattatatatatagattgcACAAACATTACCTCCTCATTACGTTCCATAGTGATGTTGAAATTCTTCTCCTTCTCAGGCTTACTTATTTTAAGTCTTCGGATGTGAGGGGACAACTTGTTGGCCAAATAGATTGTTGCAGcttcataaattttgtttttgacCAAGCCATCAAATTCTTCAATCACCATCGTTAGCTGTTTTGAGAACTTGGTGAACATGTTTTTGAGTCCAAAGAATAGATATGCATGGAGTTCCCTGGGGATGTAGTTGTGGATTATCGTTTGAACCAACATGACAGTTGCTGCAATTGAGCCAACTCTCGATAAAACCCTCTTGGCTAGGGCCATTTTCAATTCTCCTGATGAAGAGGACATGCTTCTTTAGGGCTTTTTGTCTAGTGGGTGTGTAACAACTAAATTTTTCTTCCTGATAAACGAACAATCAACACAAGAAAATAGTGTCAAGTCTTTAATATTTGATTCCAATGATGTGCGGGGATTACAAtgcttataaaatttatatggaaTCGCGTAATCCTCTAATTCTTATCATCACGACCATCAACTAATGGTCTTTGCTTGTTCTTGAGTTGATGAATTAATTGTTATTGAAATTTTAGCACGAATATGGAGCTAGGGTTTGATCAGACATATGAAGGTATAGAAACTTACGACTCACCACAAGAACTTGCAGATCGCCACTAGAGTATGTAGTTCTCCTGTTCTTCGGATGATCTTTCGATTACAGATGCCTTCTCTCCAATTTCTTGAATGTCCCCTTGAGAGGTATGTACgcccctatttatagttgtagAAGATAGACAATTTAAGTATAGATGAACTCTCTTGCTTGATTTTGATTGGCTCATTTGAAAAGGTCACATTTAATTGGCCAAGATATGTCAGTTGGAACATTTGTCTTTGTTTGATTGGTGTTTAATATGACTATGAGTGCCCATCATTTGAATACGTGTCATCGtattatttgttcttttatttgaCTTGGTGCATCATATCATTTGACACGTGGAATAGGCCTTGGGCTAATCGACCGGGCTCATTATTTAATGACCAACTCAATGGACTAGCTCACGTGAAATTGAACTTCTCTTTGAATCCATATCTTggaattaaataatttgatcTTAATTTGGGTGATATTCttgatttaatgaatttatctaAATTTAATCTAGATTTAATTCCATAAACTCGTAAGtctaataatacttcaaaattcTACTTTAATGTTATGTGCCTAACATGTGATAAAATAGTAACAAATTTAT
This window encodes:
- the LOC107014810 gene encoding AAA-ATPase At3g50940-like, with product MSSSSGELKMALAKRVLSRVGSIAATVMLVQTIIHNYIPRELHAYLFFGLKNMFTKFSKQLTMVIEEFDGLVKNKIYEAATIYLANKLSPHIRRLKISKPEKEKNFNITMERNEEVIDVYDGQTFKWIWLCRQTESKHFYNPRDMDSAERSLIRSFELTFHKKNKDLVLNSYLPYIMEEAILQKHKNKTIKIHTVGYERMSSLHDMWKPVNFDHPATFETIAMKADQKEMILKDLERFTRRKEYYRKVGKAWKRGYLLYGPPGTGKTSLIAAIANYLNFDIYDLELTTVTRNSDLRKLLVATTNKSILVIEDIDCTINLKANFVNRAMHVPSSDFHQSEITITLSGLLNFIDGLWSSCGDERIIIFTTNHIEKLDPALLRPGRMDVHIHMAYCTPCGFKLLAANYLGIKDHNLFNEIEELIDIANVTPAEVTEQLLKEHEVEDSLKGLINFLHKKMKEEEEAMEITQMESDDEKKECSP